The Gloeomargarita sp. SKYB120 genome has a segment encoding these proteins:
- a CDS encoding iron uptake porin yields the protein MTSISLSQVMLQQVEQYFTSPQVQVTSVSEFVDVQPSDWAFQALQSLAERYGCIVKPPAHQGRQATTRFEFAAGLNACLNQINKQMAASVENLVTRDDLLVIQRLQEEFAAELSVIRGRVDAIEARTALLEQQQFSTVTQLRVGLILSPYGVADSRVARNRIENELLRGRRNLAETTIRSVVASSSPKARIADKLAFGYRVSLNFDTSFTGQDRLRLRLRAGDVANLAGATGTNEARLSFDAATEGRFLVDYLSYDFTFDRNRGRAMIAGGNTEFYDYFPTYNPLASDAAGSVSRFGRFNPLFYRAGNNSGSGAFIGYQFNPTWRVDAGYLARHPPGAAPAAANPQLGLFGSNYTVGVLLGVEPTRDFKFGIGYTHTYNENFNTSGPGRVAAAGINLTGGTGTGFAVNPFCPLGTPAVCGAGKERQAVNMDTINWMFQWRALPQFTLAGWFGYGWARGKRDGVPEPREGTRRANLLTAALVFAFPDVVKRRGDLAGLIVGIPPYVVNSDWLGAANHLPATNPARQLRLQDRNVPVHLEALYRFQVNKYLTITPGAFVVFHPNGDSRNDPIVVYTIRTTFTF from the coding sequence ATGACAAGCATCAGCCTCAGTCAGGTCATGCTCCAGCAGGTTGAGCAGTACTTCACCTCCCCCCAAGTGCAGGTGACATCAGTTTCTGAGTTTGTGGATGTTCAACCATCGGACTGGGCGTTTCAGGCGTTGCAGTCGCTGGCAGAACGGTACGGGTGTATTGTAAAGCCACCTGCTCATCAAGGCCGCCAGGCTACCACTCGTTTTGAGTTTGCCGCTGGATTGAACGCATGTTTGAACCAGATAAACAAACAGATGGCCGCTTCTGTAGAGAACCTAGTGACCCGAGACGACCTGCTAGTGATTCAGCGATTGCAAGAGGAGTTTGCGGCGGAATTGTCGGTGATTCGGGGGCGGGTGGATGCGATTGAAGCTCGGACCGCCCTGTTGGAGCAGCAGCAGTTTTCGACAGTAACCCAATTACGGGTTGGGTTGATTCTTTCGCCCTACGGAGTGGCCGATAGCCGAGTGGCGCGTAACCGGATTGAGAATGAGTTATTGCGGGGTCGTCGGAACCTGGCAGAGACAACCATTCGGAGTGTAGTTGCTTCCTCTAGCCCAAAAGCCCGTATAGCCGATAAGCTCGCCTTTGGTTACCGCGTCTCTTTGAATTTCGACACGAGTTTTACGGGCCAGGACCGGTTGCGGCTACGGCTGCGGGCGGGGGATGTGGCAAACCTAGCTGGAGCAACGGGCACCAATGAAGCTCGCTTGAGTTTTGATGCAGCGACCGAGGGGCGTTTTTTGGTGGACTACTTATCCTACGATTTCACCTTCGACCGCAACCGAGGCCGGGCGATGATTGCAGGGGGCAATACGGAGTTTTACGACTACTTTCCGACCTACAACCCCTTGGCGTCTGACGCAGCCGGTTCTGTTTCTCGCTTTGGCCGGTTCAATCCTCTCTTCTATCGCGCTGGGAATAACTCTGGCTCTGGTGCCTTTATTGGTTATCAATTCAACCCCACTTGGCGCGTGGATGCCGGTTATCTTGCAAGACATCCACCTGGAGCGGCCCCTGCAGCAGCTAATCCCCAGCTCGGCTTGTTTGGTTCCAACTACACCGTTGGCGTATTGTTAGGCGTTGAACCGACGCGGGACTTTAAGTTTGGGATTGGCTACACTCACACCTACAATGAGAACTTCAACACTTCTGGTCCAGGTCGAGTCGCAGCAGCGGGCATTAATCTCACAGGCGGCACAGGAACAGGCTTTGCGGTGAACCCCTTCTGCCCGCTGGGAACGCCTGCTGTCTGTGGGGCGGGGAAGGAACGTCAAGCCGTCAACATGGATACAATCAACTGGATGTTTCAGTGGCGAGCACTACCTCAATTCACGCTAGCCGGTTGGTTTGGCTACGGCTGGGCGCGCGGGAAACGGGATGGCGTTCCTGAACCCAGGGAAGGAACACGGCGGGCTAATCTTCTCACAGCCGCTTTGGTGTTTGCTTTTCCCGATGTTGTCAAGCGACGGGGGGACTTAGCTGGCCTGATTGTTGGGATTCCGCCCTATGTGGTCAACAGTGACTGGCTGGGAGCCGCAAACCATCTACCTGCAACCAATCCAGCTCGCCAGCTTCGGCTGCAAGACCGGAATGTGCCAGTGCATTTGGAAGCCCTCTATCGGTTCCAGGTGAATAAGTACTTGACGATAACGCCCGGTGCGTTTGTAGTGTTCCACCCCAACGGGGACAGCCGCAACGACCCTATCGTGGTCTACACAATTCGCACGACTTTCACTTTCTAG
- a CDS encoding iron uptake porin: MRDTLLKVFQVTPAALGVVAALGGVAQAQQVPSANSVNPTLQRTEQYYVGPSTINQAQVTSVSEFVDVKPTDWAFQALQSLVERYGCIVGLPTKPPTYQGRRATTRFEFAAGLNACLDRINELIAASVENLVTKEDLLVIQRLQEEFAAELSVIRGRVDAIEARTALLEQQQFSTVTKLRGEVIFAPYGVADSNVAYNRIENELLRGGRRFTGATGTGGDTVARGAVRAVRPTGDNPALIGERARTADSLAFGYRVRLNFDTSFNGRDRLRVRLQAGDAANLAGATGTNEGRLSFDIVTGGGFQVDHLSYDFTFDRDRGRVTIAGANYEFNDYFDTYNPLASDALGSISRFGRFNPLFYRSGDNSGTGAFIGYRFNPIFRVDAGYLARNPALGFGGSPSAANPELGLFGSNYTVGVLFGVEPTRDFKFGIGYTHAYNETVSRDGGATAQGISLTGATGTDFAINPFNPAGTPGLAPGLAPIRTAVNLDTINLMFQWRALPQFTLAGWFGYGWARGQSDSPPPPNVPGGRGQGTRRANLLTAALVFAFPDIFGRRGDLAGVIVGIPPYVVSSDWFGNTTTGPVAGVFGANVPAGALPPFAPARRIRLQDRDVPVHLEALYRFQVNKYLTVTPGAFVVFNPNGDSRNDPIVVYTIRTTFTF, encoded by the coding sequence ATGCGTGACACGTTGCTGAAGGTCTTTCAGGTTACTCCGGCCGCCCTGGGTGTGGTCGCTGCTTTAGGTGGGGTAGCGCAGGCGCAGCAAGTGCCAAGTGCTAATTCCGTCAATCCAACGCTCCAGCGAACTGAACAGTACTATGTAGGACCGTCCACGATTAATCAAGCACAAGTGACATCGGTTTCCGAGTTTGTGGATGTCAAGCCGACAGACTGGGCATTTCAGGCATTGCAGTCGCTGGTGGAACGGTATGGGTGTATTGTTGGTTTGCCGACTAAGCCGCCGACGTATCAGGGGCGGCGCGCAACTACCCGCTTTGAGTTTGCGGCTGGTTTAAATGCCTGTTTGGACCGGATTAACGAACTGATTGCTGCCTCAGTAGAGAACTTGGTGACCAAGGAAGACTTGCTAGTCATTCAGCGGTTGCAGGAAGAATTCGCGGCAGAGCTTTCTGTGATTCGCGGGCGGGTGGATGCGATTGAAGCGCGGACCGCTCTGCTAGAGCAACAGCAGTTCTCGACGGTGACCAAGCTGCGGGGTGAAGTCATCTTTGCACCCTATGGAGTGGCAGATAGTAATGTGGCCTACAACCGGATTGAGAATGAGTTGCTCCGGGGTGGACGACGTTTTACCGGTGCGACCGGAACTGGTGGTGACACGGTAGCCAGAGGTGCGGTTCGTGCGGTTCGGCCTACCGGCGATAATCCAGCGTTAATCGGGGAGAGGGCACGCACTGCAGACAGTCTAGCCTTCGGATACCGGGTGCGGTTGAACTTTGACACCAGCTTCAATGGCCGAGACCGGTTGCGGGTGCGTTTACAGGCGGGAGATGCCGCTAATCTGGCCGGAGCGACAGGTACTAATGAAGGTCGCCTGAGTTTTGACATTGTTACTGGCGGTGGTTTTCAGGTGGACCACCTGTCCTATGACTTCACGTTTGACCGGGACCGGGGGCGGGTGACGATTGCTGGTGCAAACTATGAGTTCAACGACTATTTCGACACCTATAATCCCCTAGCGTCCGATGCCTTGGGTTCCATCTCGCGGTTTGGCCGGTTTAACCCCTTGTTCTATCGTTCGGGTGATAACTCGGGTACCGGTGCCTTCATTGGCTATCGGTTCAATCCTATCTTTCGGGTGGATGCGGGTTACCTTGCTAGGAATCCAGCGCTAGGCTTTGGTGGCTCTCCCTCTGCGGCGAACCCAGAGCTTGGGCTGTTCGGTTCCAACTACACGGTGGGGGTTCTGTTCGGTGTAGAACCAACGCGCGACTTCAAGTTTGGGATTGGCTATACCCACGCCTACAATGAAACGGTCAGCCGCGATGGTGGTGCAACGGCTCAAGGCATTAGTCTGACAGGTGCCACAGGAACTGACTTTGCCATCAATCCCTTTAATCCGGCGGGGACTCCTGGACTGGCGCCTGGACTTGCTCCCATTCGCACCGCCGTCAATCTGGATACGATTAACCTGATGTTCCAGTGGCGAGCGTTGCCGCAATTCACTTTGGCGGGTTGGTTTGGTTATGGTTGGGCAAGAGGACAGAGTGATTCCCCTCCTCCACCGAATGTTCCTGGTGGTCGTGGGCAGGGGACTCGCCGCGCTAACCTTCTGACAGCGGCACTAGTGTTTGCCTTTCCGGACATCTTTGGACGACGGGGGGATTTGGCTGGTGTAATCGTTGGGATTCCACCCTACGTTGTCTCTAGCGATTGGTTTGGTAACACAACGACGGGTCCTGTAGCTGGTGTTTTCGGTGCGAACGTGCCTGCAGGTGCTCTCCCACCGTTTGCACCGGCGCGTCGGATCCGGTTGCAGGACCGGGATGTGCCAGTACATTTGGAGGCTCTCTATCGCTTCCAGGTGAACAAGTACTTGACGGTGACGCCGGGTGCGTTTGTGGTGTTCAATCCCAACGGCGACAGCCGCAACGACCCCATTGTGGTGTACACCATCCGGACAACCTTCACCTTCTAG
- the argF gene encoding ornithine carbamoyltransferase: MNTLAGRDILSMADFSAAEIHSLLELARLCKQGHAVGNAQGRVLGLLFTKASTRTRVSFTVAMMRLGGQVIDLNPGAIQMGRGEPIADTARVLDRYLDVLAIRTFAQADVVAFAEWATMPVINALTDLEHPCQVLADLLTIQECFGALAGLKMAYLGDGNNVCHSLLLGCALMGIHLTVATPPEHGPDRAIWQQAQQLAGDGTRLVHTHDPEAAVRQAQVIYTDVWASMGQEAENAVRLPRFLPYQVNERLLALADPNAIVLHCLPAHRGEEITEAVLEGTQSRVWDQAENRLHAQQALLAQVLGLV, from the coding sequence ATGAATACCCTGGCGGGCCGCGACATCTTGAGCATGGCGGATTTTTCAGCGGCGGAGATCCACAGCCTGCTGGAGCTAGCGCGTCTATGTAAGCAGGGGCACGCAGTTGGCAATGCCCAGGGACGAGTGTTGGGGTTGCTGTTTACCAAAGCCTCGACCCGCACCCGCGTCAGTTTTACGGTGGCCATGATGCGCTTGGGGGGCCAGGTGATTGACCTGAATCCGGGCGCAATCCAGATGGGACGCGGCGAGCCGATTGCTGATACGGCGCGGGTGTTAGACCGGTATCTGGACGTGCTGGCGATTCGCACCTTTGCCCAGGCGGACGTGGTGGCGTTTGCGGAATGGGCAACCATGCCGGTGATCAACGCCCTGACCGACTTGGAACACCCCTGTCAGGTGCTGGCGGACTTGTTGACCATCCAGGAGTGTTTCGGCGCCTTGGCGGGGCTCAAGATGGCCTACCTAGGAGATGGCAATAATGTTTGCCACTCGCTGCTGCTGGGTTGCGCCTTGATGGGAATTCATCTGACGGTGGCTACTCCTCCAGAGCACGGGCCGGATCGAGCCATTTGGCAACAGGCCCAGCAGTTGGCTGGCGATGGTACACGGCTGGTGCATACCCACGACCCGGAGGCGGCGGTGCGACAAGCGCAAGTGATTTATACCGACGTGTGGGCCAGCATGGGGCAGGAGGCGGAAAACGCCGTGCGGCTTCCCCGGTTTTTACCCTACCAGGTCAACGAGCGCCTGTTGGCCCTGGCCGATCCGAACGCCATCGTTCTACACTGCTTACCGGCCCATCGCGGTGAAGAAATTACCGAAGCTGTGCTGGAGGGAACCCAGTCGCGGGTGTGGGACCAGGCGGAAAACCGGTTACACGCTCAACAAGCCCTGTTGGCCCAGGTTTTGGGATTGGTGTAG